The following proteins are co-located in the Primulina tabacum isolate GXHZ01 chromosome 11, ASM2559414v2, whole genome shotgun sequence genome:
- the LOC142518060 gene encoding WPP domain-interacting protein 1-like isoform X1, which yields MLFTSTNAQIHPQLGFYFLPECSFLEPNEVLGESESLLCMQVGISSVLFWMDLESEISVLESVENNGRVDNVSAVGNLGDLDEAKVQNNGYCVEENSGPGGSPSETKGKKSEILGSVSLPPSVIDRDVSPSSTMTKKGGGLKKWRRIKREPNKVGDSSVQTGSLTINEVLNLGGNSGKRVQFDPERKQRSDGSVSSTNAILRSSDDFALLDDSGLQMRPSFSAWTDLGNREDQRSKSSTTESSPRVRGEAPTVVGFLHDKRRIPSLSVKDLTHSVRRGMQGKGKIDTGKKSKGGKVKIEKENSHSSTESDSRSYNFVFMHGMPYTRNGIRTEKSIDYNEESGDEDQGIEHRLSNGLHNDFHKNGEGGYKDALTEDVGADSSWETKDDRSQNNGSSMNMDPLAESIFGLQSVGEMLEKEVLKLREIGKDLTITDLVQDLSFIEPVNIDVETEIEDLFKRKIEAEVECLAISRTVQKLRDAVDHVTILEEQKTLPSDTVKKDVVLEKEAKRLETFCEDTASADDMLKLQTRVGKYMSCFSVQLVLLVVVLVIFIFQESPKYNGVVPT from the exons ATGTTATTTACGTCTACAAATGCCCAAATCCATCCCCAGCTCGGGTTTTATTTCTTGCCCGAATGTTCGTTTCTGGAGCCCAACGAGGTAC TGGGGGAATCTGAAAGTTTATTATGTATGCAAGTCGGAATTAGCTCAGTTTTGTTCTGGATGGATTTGGAAAGTGAGATCTCGGTGCTCGAATCAGTTGAAAATAATGGACGGGTTGATAATGTTTCTGCAGTAGGAAACTTGGGAGATCTCGATGAAGCTAAGGTTCAGAATAATGGGTATTGTGTAGAGGAAAATAGTGGTCCTGGTGGATCACCATCTGAAACGAAGGGAAAGAAAAGTGAAATTTTGGGATCAGTGAGCTTGCCACCTTCGGTGATCGATCGTGATGTATCTCCGTCCTCTACGATGACAAAGAAAGGGGGTGGATTAAAGAAATGGAGAAGGATCAAGAGGGAGCCGAATAAGGTCGGGGACAGTAGTGTTCAGACTGGGAGCCTGACTATCAATGAGGTGTTGAATTTGGGTGGGAATTCAGGTAAAAGAGTGCAATTTGATCCAGAGAGAAAGCAAAGGAGTGATGGTTCCGTTTCATCTACTAATGCGATACTGAGAAGCTCGGATGATTTTGCTCTACTTGATGATTCTGGGTTGCAGATGCGACCCTCTTTCTCTGCTTGGACAGATTTGGGTAATCGTGAGGATCAGAGAAGTAAGTCTTCAACCACAGAAAGTAGTCCCAGAGTAAGGGGTGAGGCACCAACAGTTGTCGGATTTTTACATGATAAGAGGAGGATTCCTAGTTTGAGTGTAAAAGATTTGACTCACTCAGTGCGGCGTGGTATGCAAGGAAAAGGTAAAATTGACACTGGTAAGAAGTCCAAGGGAGggaaagtcaaaatcgagaaggAGAACTCACATTCCAGCACAGAATCTGACTCGCGCAGCTACAATTTTGTGTTTATGCATGGAATGCCCTACACAAGAAATGGAATTCGAACTGAAAAATCGATCGATTACAATGAAGAGAGTGGTGATGAAGATCAGGGCATTGAGCATCGACTTAGCAATGGTCTTCACAATGATTTTCACAAAAATGGGGAGGGAGGATACAAAGATGCCTTAACTGAAGATGTTGGTGCTGATTCATCTTGGGAGACTAAAGACGATAGGAGCCAAAATAATGGTTCCTCTATGAATATGGATCCTCTCGCTGAATCTATCTTTGGACTCCAATCTGTCGGGGAAATGCTAGAAAAAG AGGTGCTAAAGCTTCGTGAAATTGGAAAAGATCTTACAATCACTGATCTGGTTCAAGACTTATCCTTTATAGAGCCCGTAAATATAGATGTGGAAACAGAAATTGAGGACCTCTTTAAGCGAAAGATAGAAGCTGAAGTGGAGTGTCTCGCTATATCAAGGACAGTCCAAAAGTTGAGGGATGCCGTAGATCATGTCACTATTTTGGAAGAACAAAAAACTCTGCCTTCAGATACAGTGAAGAAAGACGTTGTGCTTGAAAAAGAAGCCAAAAGGTTAGAAACTTTTTGTGAAGACACTGCAAGTGCGGATGATATGCTGAAACTTCAGACGAGGGTAGGTAAGTACATGTCATGTTTCTCCGTGCAGCTTGTATTGTTGGTAGTCGTCTTAGTCATCTTTATATTCCAGGAATCACCAAAATATAATGGGGTTGTTCCAACTTAG
- the LOC142518432 gene encoding phosphatidylinositol/phosphatidylcholine transfer protein SFH13-like isoform X1, protein MSGIQGLEVCNESRERKSDYENSEDERRRSKIGVLKKKAINASNKLTHSLKKRGKRKVDFRVPSISIEDVRDSKEDSEVCDLRQKLLDSDLLPVRHDDYHTLLRFLKARDFNIVKTIQMWEEMLIWRKEYGADTISEDFEFEELEEVLHSYPQGYHGVDREGRPVYIERLGKAHPSKLIRVTSIERYLKYHVQEFERALHEKFPACSIAAKRRICSTTTILDVQGLGLKNFTKTAASLLAAIAKIDNSYYPETLHHMYVVNAGPGFKKVLWPAAEKFLDAKTISKIHVLDPKSLGKLLEVIDASQLPDFLGGSCNCNDEGGCLRSNKGPWNNPGIMKLVLNAEATFVKQITKIASDRQQKFDTYIQILPLKGRCSNSYKIESASDVNIPRSPRQNSSTILQQNPVHEEATTLEQVYYSCEDHFSPDDDIEHGFETESVLTNDQQNIDAIPSIRGTLMMQWLDAIREKLIKRSFRYIMTLILCTTKLFALIRNAPAEYWRGQNNISPSNTLESEAEHTNQLSTSSTEAVIEEDRVLPCLQRLKKLESLLEELMHKPAEIPLEKELMLQYSLKRIKSVEADLEKTKRDINATVLKQVEIAESMENIRDSKFHRRRLFC, encoded by the exons ATGTCAG GCATTCAAGGCCTAGAGGTGTGCAACGAATCAAGGGAGAGGAAATCTGACTATGAAAATTCTGAAGATGAAAGGAGGAGATCAAAAATCGgggttttaaagaaaaaggcgATAAATGCTTCGAATAAGCTGACTCATTCTCTCAAGAAAAGAGGGAAAAGAAAAGTAGATTTTAGAGTGCCTTCCATTTCCATCGAGGATGTGAGGGACTCAAAAGAGGACAGTGAGGTTTGTGACCTCCGTCAAAAGCTTCTTGACAGTGATTTGCTGCCTGTTAGACATGATGACTACCATACTCTGCTGAG ATTTTTGAAAGCGAGAGACTTCAACATTGTGAAGACCATCCAGATGTGGGAAGAAATGCTTATTTGGAGGAAAGAGTACGGTGCTGACACCATATCAGAG GACTTTGAGTTTGAGGAGCTGGAAGAAGTCTTGCACTCTTATCCCCAAGGATATCATGGAGTTGATAGAGAAGGCCGACCTGTTTACATTGAAAGGCTTGGAAAAGCTCATCCAAGTAAATTAATTCGAGTCACTTCGATTGAAAGATATTTAAAATACCATGTTCAGGAGTTTGAGAGAGCTCTACATGAGAAGTTTCCTGCTTGTTCCATTGCTGCAAAGAGACGCATCTGTTCGACCACCACTATCTTGGATGTACAAGGCCTG GGGCTTAAAAATTTCACCAAAACAGCCGCTAGTTTATTGGCAGCCATTGCAAAGATCGATAATAGTTACTATCCTGAG ACGCTCCACCACATGTATGTTGTAAATGCTGGACCTGGCTTCAAGAAGGTGCTTTGGCCTGCTGCAGAGAAGTTTTTGGATGCAAAAACTATTTCAAAAATTCAT GTTTTGGACCCTAAATCTTTGGGGAAGCTACTGGAAGTTATTGATGCGAG TCAATTGCCTGACTTTTTGGGTGGGTCATGTAACTGTAATGATGAGGGAGGTTGCCTAAGGTCTAACAAGGGTCCTTGGAATAATCCTGGCATAATGAAG CTGGTGCTCAATGCCGAAGCAACTTTTGTGAAGCAGATAACCAAAATAGCTAGCGATCGCCAGCAGAAATTTGATACATATATCCAAATCCTGCCATTGAAG GGAAGATGTAGCAATTCTTATAAGATAGAATCAGCATCTGATGTTAATATTCCTCGCTCGCCCAGACAAAATAGTTCTACTATTTTACAACAGAATCCTGTGCATGAGGAA GCTACAACATTAGAACAAGTCTACTATAGTTGTGAAGATCATTTCAGTCCAGATGATGACATTGAGCATGGGTTTGAAACTGAATCTGTCCTCACCAATGATCAACAAAATATTGATGCAATACCAAGTATACGAG GTACTTTGATGATGCAGTGGCTAGATGCCATCCGGGAGAAGCTTATCAAAAGAAGTTTCCGGTATATTATGACATTAATATTGTGCACGACCAAGCTTTTCGCTCTTATCCGAAATGCCCCTGCTGAATACTGGAGGGGGCAGAACAATATTTCTCCATCCAATACATTGGAAAGTGAAGCAGAACACACCAACCAATTATCTACCAGTAGCACAGAAGCTGTTATTGAAGAGGACAGGGTCCTTCCATGTCTACAGCGTCTCAAGAAACTGGAAAGTTTATTGGAAGAACTCATGCATAAGCCCGCTGAAATTCCACTAGAGAAAGAGCTAATGCTTCAGTATTCTCTGAAGAGGATAAAGTCTGTGGAGGCTGACCTGGAGAAAACTAAGAGG GATATAAATGCTACAGTGCTGAAGCAAGTCGAAATTGCCGAATCAATGGAAAATATCCGTGATTCCAAATTTCAT CGAAGACGGTTGTTTTGTTAA
- the LOC142518432 gene encoding phosphatidylinositol/phosphatidylcholine transfer protein SFH13-like isoform X2 has protein sequence MSGIQGLEVCNESRERKSDYENSEDERRRSKIGVLKKKAINASNKLTHSLKKRGKRKVDFRVPSISIEDVRDSKEDSEVCDLRQKLLDSDLLPVRHDDYHTLLRFLKARDFNIVKTIQMWEEMLIWRKEYGADTISEDFEFEELEEVLHSYPQGYHGVDREGRPVYIERLGKAHPSKLIRVTSIERYLKYHVQEFERALHEKFPACSIAAKRRICSTTTILDVQGLGLKNFTKTAASLLAAIAKIDNSYYPETLHHMYVVNAGPGFKKVLWPAAEKFLDAKTISKIHVLDPKSLGKLLEVIDASQLPDFLGGSCNCNDEGGCLRSNKGPWNNPGIMKITKIASDRQQKFDTYIQILPLKGRCSNSYKIESASDVNIPRSPRQNSSTILQQNPVHEEATTLEQVYYSCEDHFSPDDDIEHGFETESVLTNDQQNIDAIPSIRGTLMMQWLDAIREKLIKRSFRYIMTLILCTTKLFALIRNAPAEYWRGQNNISPSNTLESEAEHTNQLSTSSTEAVIEEDRVLPCLQRLKKLESLLEELMHKPAEIPLEKELMLQYSLKRIKSVEADLEKTKRDINATVLKQVEIAESMENIRDSKFHRRRLFC, from the exons ATGTCAG GCATTCAAGGCCTAGAGGTGTGCAACGAATCAAGGGAGAGGAAATCTGACTATGAAAATTCTGAAGATGAAAGGAGGAGATCAAAAATCGgggttttaaagaaaaaggcgATAAATGCTTCGAATAAGCTGACTCATTCTCTCAAGAAAAGAGGGAAAAGAAAAGTAGATTTTAGAGTGCCTTCCATTTCCATCGAGGATGTGAGGGACTCAAAAGAGGACAGTGAGGTTTGTGACCTCCGTCAAAAGCTTCTTGACAGTGATTTGCTGCCTGTTAGACATGATGACTACCATACTCTGCTGAG ATTTTTGAAAGCGAGAGACTTCAACATTGTGAAGACCATCCAGATGTGGGAAGAAATGCTTATTTGGAGGAAAGAGTACGGTGCTGACACCATATCAGAG GACTTTGAGTTTGAGGAGCTGGAAGAAGTCTTGCACTCTTATCCCCAAGGATATCATGGAGTTGATAGAGAAGGCCGACCTGTTTACATTGAAAGGCTTGGAAAAGCTCATCCAAGTAAATTAATTCGAGTCACTTCGATTGAAAGATATTTAAAATACCATGTTCAGGAGTTTGAGAGAGCTCTACATGAGAAGTTTCCTGCTTGTTCCATTGCTGCAAAGAGACGCATCTGTTCGACCACCACTATCTTGGATGTACAAGGCCTG GGGCTTAAAAATTTCACCAAAACAGCCGCTAGTTTATTGGCAGCCATTGCAAAGATCGATAATAGTTACTATCCTGAG ACGCTCCACCACATGTATGTTGTAAATGCTGGACCTGGCTTCAAGAAGGTGCTTTGGCCTGCTGCAGAGAAGTTTTTGGATGCAAAAACTATTTCAAAAATTCAT GTTTTGGACCCTAAATCTTTGGGGAAGCTACTGGAAGTTATTGATGCGAG TCAATTGCCTGACTTTTTGGGTGGGTCATGTAACTGTAATGATGAGGGAGGTTGCCTAAGGTCTAACAAGGGTCCTTGGAATAATCCTGGCATAATGAAG ATAACCAAAATAGCTAGCGATCGCCAGCAGAAATTTGATACATATATCCAAATCCTGCCATTGAAG GGAAGATGTAGCAATTCTTATAAGATAGAATCAGCATCTGATGTTAATATTCCTCGCTCGCCCAGACAAAATAGTTCTACTATTTTACAACAGAATCCTGTGCATGAGGAA GCTACAACATTAGAACAAGTCTACTATAGTTGTGAAGATCATTTCAGTCCAGATGATGACATTGAGCATGGGTTTGAAACTGAATCTGTCCTCACCAATGATCAACAAAATATTGATGCAATACCAAGTATACGAG GTACTTTGATGATGCAGTGGCTAGATGCCATCCGGGAGAAGCTTATCAAAAGAAGTTTCCGGTATATTATGACATTAATATTGTGCACGACCAAGCTTTTCGCTCTTATCCGAAATGCCCCTGCTGAATACTGGAGGGGGCAGAACAATATTTCTCCATCCAATACATTGGAAAGTGAAGCAGAACACACCAACCAATTATCTACCAGTAGCACAGAAGCTGTTATTGAAGAGGACAGGGTCCTTCCATGTCTACAGCGTCTCAAGAAACTGGAAAGTTTATTGGAAGAACTCATGCATAAGCCCGCTGAAATTCCACTAGAGAAAGAGCTAATGCTTCAGTATTCTCTGAAGAGGATAAAGTCTGTGGAGGCTGACCTGGAGAAAACTAAGAGG GATATAAATGCTACAGTGCTGAAGCAAGTCGAAATTGCCGAATCAATGGAAAATATCCGTGATTCCAAATTTCAT CGAAGACGGTTGTTTTGTTAA
- the LOC142518026 gene encoding putative WD repeat-containing protein C2A9.03, which yields MSHHQDNNSEGMEEEYQMEDVDDELDDEFCGRDGGSDSDVDEYDSMDDGMQDTTAVEARKGRDIQGIPWERLSITREKYRLTRLEQYKNYENIPQSGEGSEKECKTTEKGESYYEFRRNSRSVKSTILHFQLRNLVWATSKHDVYLMSHFSVMHWSSLTCSKSEVLNVSGHVAPCEKHPGNLVEGFSQTQVSTLAVKDKLLVAGGFQGELICKYVDRPGISYCARTTYDDNAITNAVEICTSSSGAVHFIASNNDCGVRDFDMETFQLSKRFCFPWPVNHTSLSPDGKLLVIVGDDPVGILVDSRSGKAIASLHGHLDHSFASAWHPNGLTFSTGNQDKTCRIWDVRNLANSVTVLKGNLGAIRSIRYASDGRFMAMAEPADFVHVFDVDGGYEKEQEIDFFGEISGISFSPDTESLFIGVWDRTYGSLLEFSRCREYSYLDSIL from the exons ATGTCACATCACCAAGACAACAACTCCGAAGGCATGGAAGAAGAGTATCAAATGGAGGATGTAGATGATGAGCTGGATGATGAGTTCTGTGGAAGAGATGGCGGCTCTGATTCTGATGTCGATGAATATGATTCTATG GATGATGGAATGCAAGATACCACTGCTGTTGAAGCTAGGAAAGGCAGAGATATACAAGGAATTCCCTGGGAAAGGCTCAGCATAACAAGAGAGAAGTATAGGCTGACTAGATTAGAACAGTATAAGAACTATGAAAACATTCCTCAATCTGGGGAGGGATCAGAAAAG GAATGCAAAACCACTGAGAAAGGAGAATCATATTATGAATTCAGACGAAATTCGAGATCCGTGAAATCCACAATTTTACATTTTCAG TTGAGAAATCTGGTATGGGCTACATCAAAGCATGATGTATATCTCATGTCACATTTTTCGGTGATGCATTGGTCGTCGTTAACATGCTCCAAGTCTGAAGTTCTTAATGTTTCAGGACATGTAGCGCCGTGTGAG AAACATCCTGGAAACTTGGTAGAAGGATTTAGTCAGACCCAGGTCAGCACACTAGCCGTGAAAGATAAGCTGCTTGTTGCAGGAGGATTTCAGGGAGAACTTATCTGCAAG TATGTGGATAGACCTGGGATTTCTTATTGTGCACGGACTACTTATGATGATAATGCCATCACTAATGCAGTTGAGATATGCACATCTAGCAG TGGTGCTGTCCATTTTATAGCTTCTAATAATGATTGTGGAGTTAGAGATTTTGATATGGAAACATTCCAACTGTCTAAACGTTTTTGTTTTCCCTGGCCAGTTAAT CATACTTCTCTTAGTCCTGATGGTAAGCTTCTCGTAATTGTTGGAGATGATCCAGTTGGTATATTGGTGGATTCTAGGAGTGGCAAG GCAATTGCGTCTCTGCATGGTCACTTGGACCACTCGTTTGCGTCAGCGTGGCACCCTAACGGCTTAACCTTCTCCACCGGAAACCAGGACAAAACCTGTCGAATTTGGGATGTCAGAAATCTTGCCAATTCAGTCACTGTCTTGAAGGGTAATCTTGGAGCCATTCGCTCCATCCGCTACGCATCTGATGGAAGATTCATGGCCATGGCAGAACCTGCGGATTTTGTCCATGTTTTTGATGTTGATGGTGGGTACGAGAAGGAACAGGAAATTGATTTCTTTGGTGAGATATCCGGCATTTCATTCAGTCCGGATACGGAGTCCCTATTTATTGGTGTATGGGATCGGACTTATGGTAGCCTCCTTGAGTTTAGCAGATGCCGTGAGTATTCGTATCTTGACAGTATTCTGTAG
- the LOC142518733 gene encoding COP9 signalosome complex subunit 6a-like: protein MFKLRSREKMASSSSSGLTFKLHPLVIVNISDHFTRIKSQSAPAPNGVDNSSPHPTPPPRVFGCVIGVQRGRTVEIFNSFELLYDDSTYSLDRAFLEKKQELYKKVFPHFYVLGWYSTGSDAQESDMIIHKALMDINESPVYVLINPSINPAQKDLPVTIFESELHVIDNIPQLIFVRSSYTIETVEAERISVDHVAHLKPSDGGSAATQLAAHLTGIHSAIKMLNSRIRVLHHYLLAMQKGEIPSENSLLRQVSSLLRRLPAIESEKFQDDFLMEYNDTLLITYLAMFTNCSSTMNELVDKFNTAYDRHSRRGGRAAFI from the exons ATGTTCAAGCTTAGATCGAGGGAGAAGATGGCGTCGTCTTCCAGCAGCGGCCTCACATTCAAGCTCCATCCGCTCGTCATTGTCAACATCTCCGatcactttactcggatcaagtCACAGTCTGCTCCCGCGCCCAACGGAGTCGACAACTCGTCGCCGCATCCTACCCCCCCGCCGCGAGTTTTTGGTTGTGTAATCGGTGTCCAACGGGGCCGGACGGTGGAGATCTTCAACAGCTTCGAACTTCTCTATGACGACTCCACCTACTCCCTCGACCGCGCTTTTCTCGAGAAAAAACAAGAGCTTT ATAAGAAGGTATTTCCGCATTTTTATGTTCTAGGATGGTACTCGACTGGGAGCGATGCTCAAGAATCCGATATGATTATTCACAAAGCT TTGATGGATATCAACGAGAGCCCTGTTTATGTTCTTATCAATCCTTCAATTAATCCTGCGCAGAAAGATCTGCCTGTTACGATCTTTGAAAGTG AGTTGCATGTCATTGATAACATCCCCCAGCTTATATTTGTTCGGTCAAGTTACACCATAGAG ACAGTAGAAGCAGAGAGAATATCGGTTGATCATGTAGCCCATCTAAAACCGTCAGATGGAGGTTCAGCTGCAACTCAGT TGGCTGCTCACCTTACTGGCATACACAGTGCAATCAAGATGCTGAATAGTAGAATCAGAGTCCTCCATCACTATCTTCTCGCCATGCAAAAAG GGGAAATCCCATCGGAGAATTCTTTGCTGAGGCAAGTATCCAGTCTACTGAGACGATTACCGGCCATTGAATCTGAAAAATTTCAAGACGATTTCTTGATG GAATATAATGATACTTTATTGATTACGTACCTTGCCATGTTCACCAATTGTTCGAG CACGATGAACGAGCTGGTTGACAAATTCAACACTGCTTATGATAGACATAGCCGGAGGGGTGGTCGAGCAGCTTTTATCTAA
- the LOC142518740 gene encoding zinc finger protein ZAT2-like: protein MEDTEDPNIEGLLQKDQMSQDSDKLCVCDLCNKTFKSGKALGGHMRIHYQKGKTKNLIFKIKLEAPQSVKFKKQNPRVEEDRRVTNSVKMECEKKKSPTAGNRSGAVDIDERPSCPICRKKFCSLKSVFGHMKKHSDRNWRGSRPPSIEKTSSDSCLSYDENPENGDQDELLADSGNGRGVDLTVYLTGWNSTARRGRKRLSLEMNALQSKELEAAAGLMMLTGGDLESGLVHSKKGNEFEDVKGYHDVSLNDYIKNMGSKTLIKNKKKRKKVKLFDLQQSQNATPVIPEKPVASPISEKYRCGTCEKSFQTGQAFGGHMSGHNKCTVVIKNVILKSENTSNPTPQETKENDSKQSMVCNKSKTSQEIDLNKLPASECSNL from the coding sequence ATGGAGGATACCGAAGATCCGAATATTGAGGGGTTGCTGCAGAAGGATCAGATGAGCCAAGACAGTGATAAACTTTGTGTTTGTGATTTATGCAACAAAACTTTCAAGTCTGGTAAAGCTCTAGGGGGTCACATGAGAATTCACTATCAAAAGGGGAAGacgaaaaatttgattttcaagATTAAGCTGGAAGCCCCTCAATCTGTGAAGTTTAAGAAACAAAACCCTCGTGTAGAAGAGGACAGAAGGGTGACTAATTCGGTGAAGATGGAGTGTGAGAAGAAGAAGAGTCCTACTGCCGGTAATCGTTCAGGTGCAGTTGATATTGACGAGAGACCAAGTTGTCCAATTTGCAGAAAAAAATTTTGCTCGCTGAAATCTGTGTTTGGGCACATGAAGAAACATTCAGATAGGAATTGGAGGGGTAGTCGACCACCTTCAATCGAGAAGACGAGCTCTGATTCTTGTTTGTCGTATGATGAAAACCCCGAAAACGGTGATCAGGATGAACTTTTAGCTGATAGTGGGAATGGTAGAGGGGTTGATCTGACAGTATATTTGACGGGGTGGAACTCGACAGCGAGGAGAGGGCGGAAACGTCTGAGCTTGGAGATGAATGCCTTGCAATCGAAGGAGCTCGAAGCTGCTGCTGGTCTAATGATGTTGACTGGGGGAGATTTGGAGAGTGGTCTTGTACATAGTAAAAAGGGTAATGAATTTGAGGATGTGAAAGGTTATCATGATGTCAGCTTGAATGATTACATCAAGAATATGGGCTCGAAAACGTTgatcaagaacaagaagaaaaggaaaaaggtgAAGCTTTTTGATTTACAACAATCACAAAATGCTACTCCAGTGATTCCGGAGAAGCCTGTTGCAAGCCCGATCTCTGAGAAATATAGGTGCGGTACATGTGAGAAGTCGTTTCAAACTGGCCAAGCATTTGGTGGCCACATGTCAGGACACAACAAATGCACGGTTGTAATCAAGAATGTCATTCTTAAATCTGAAAACACATCTAATCCCACCCCACAAGAAACCAAAGAAAATGACTCAAAACAATCCATGGTTTGCAATAAGAGCAAGACTTCGCAAGAAATTGATCTCAATAAACTTCCTGCATCAGAGTGCAGCAATTTGTAA
- the LOC142518060 gene encoding WPP domain-interacting protein 1-like isoform X2 — protein MFVSGAQRVGESESLLCMQVGISSVLFWMDLESEISVLESVENNGRVDNVSAVGNLGDLDEAKVQNNGYCVEENSGPGGSPSETKGKKSEILGSVSLPPSVIDRDVSPSSTMTKKGGGLKKWRRIKREPNKVGDSSVQTGSLTINEVLNLGGNSGKRVQFDPERKQRSDGSVSSTNAILRSSDDFALLDDSGLQMRPSFSAWTDLGNREDQRSKSSTTESSPRVRGEAPTVVGFLHDKRRIPSLSVKDLTHSVRRGMQGKGKIDTGKKSKGGKVKIEKENSHSSTESDSRSYNFVFMHGMPYTRNGIRTEKSIDYNEESGDEDQGIEHRLSNGLHNDFHKNGEGGYKDALTEDVGADSSWETKDDRSQNNGSSMNMDPLAESIFGLQSVGEMLEKEVLKLREIGKDLTITDLVQDLSFIEPVNIDVETEIEDLFKRKIEAEVECLAISRTVQKLRDAVDHVTILEEQKTLPSDTVKKDVVLEKEAKRLETFCEDTASADDMLKLQTRVGKYMSCFSVQLVLLVVVLVIFIFQESPKYNGVVPT, from the exons ATGTTCGTTTCTGGAGCCCAACGAG TGGGGGAATCTGAAAGTTTATTATGTATGCAAGTCGGAATTAGCTCAGTTTTGTTCTGGATGGATTTGGAAAGTGAGATCTCGGTGCTCGAATCAGTTGAAAATAATGGACGGGTTGATAATGTTTCTGCAGTAGGAAACTTGGGAGATCTCGATGAAGCTAAGGTTCAGAATAATGGGTATTGTGTAGAGGAAAATAGTGGTCCTGGTGGATCACCATCTGAAACGAAGGGAAAGAAAAGTGAAATTTTGGGATCAGTGAGCTTGCCACCTTCGGTGATCGATCGTGATGTATCTCCGTCCTCTACGATGACAAAGAAAGGGGGTGGATTAAAGAAATGGAGAAGGATCAAGAGGGAGCCGAATAAGGTCGGGGACAGTAGTGTTCAGACTGGGAGCCTGACTATCAATGAGGTGTTGAATTTGGGTGGGAATTCAGGTAAAAGAGTGCAATTTGATCCAGAGAGAAAGCAAAGGAGTGATGGTTCCGTTTCATCTACTAATGCGATACTGAGAAGCTCGGATGATTTTGCTCTACTTGATGATTCTGGGTTGCAGATGCGACCCTCTTTCTCTGCTTGGACAGATTTGGGTAATCGTGAGGATCAGAGAAGTAAGTCTTCAACCACAGAAAGTAGTCCCAGAGTAAGGGGTGAGGCACCAACAGTTGTCGGATTTTTACATGATAAGAGGAGGATTCCTAGTTTGAGTGTAAAAGATTTGACTCACTCAGTGCGGCGTGGTATGCAAGGAAAAGGTAAAATTGACACTGGTAAGAAGTCCAAGGGAGggaaagtcaaaatcgagaaggAGAACTCACATTCCAGCACAGAATCTGACTCGCGCAGCTACAATTTTGTGTTTATGCATGGAATGCCCTACACAAGAAATGGAATTCGAACTGAAAAATCGATCGATTACAATGAAGAGAGTGGTGATGAAGATCAGGGCATTGAGCATCGACTTAGCAATGGTCTTCACAATGATTTTCACAAAAATGGGGAGGGAGGATACAAAGATGCCTTAACTGAAGATGTTGGTGCTGATTCATCTTGGGAGACTAAAGACGATAGGAGCCAAAATAATGGTTCCTCTATGAATATGGATCCTCTCGCTGAATCTATCTTTGGACTCCAATCTGTCGGGGAAATGCTAGAAAAAG AGGTGCTAAAGCTTCGTGAAATTGGAAAAGATCTTACAATCACTGATCTGGTTCAAGACTTATCCTTTATAGAGCCCGTAAATATAGATGTGGAAACAGAAATTGAGGACCTCTTTAAGCGAAAGATAGAAGCTGAAGTGGAGTGTCTCGCTATATCAAGGACAGTCCAAAAGTTGAGGGATGCCGTAGATCATGTCACTATTTTGGAAGAACAAAAAACTCTGCCTTCAGATACAGTGAAGAAAGACGTTGTGCTTGAAAAAGAAGCCAAAAGGTTAGAAACTTTTTGTGAAGACACTGCAAGTGCGGATGATATGCTGAAACTTCAGACGAGGGTAGGTAAGTACATGTCATGTTTCTCCGTGCAGCTTGTATTGTTGGTAGTCGTCTTAGTCATCTTTATATTCCAGGAATCACCAAAATATAATGGGGTTGTTCCAACTTAG